GAGGAGACAAATGTCCTCTGTAATAATATACACCTTTCATTAAGTGGTAATACCACAATCATCCTTAGGTAGAAAAGGGGAAAAGCCACAGAGAATGAAGGAAATAGTGGCAAAGTGATGAGAAAGTTCAGGGTAATTCAATAAAAACAGCTAACCCGTCTCAGAATCTCCAGATTGACCATTAAAAACACATGGAAGTAAACCATTATAATCTTCCTGTTGGCCTGGGTTATACAGCATGAGTCACTCTGacctacaatctatctgcagccGGAGACGCTACTGAAACAGTCCATACCAAATACCCAATGAACGCAGAATAATAGTAGTGTCCTAACTACTTAAACAACTCTGTTCACGATCAAGAGAGATGTCTGAAACAGGTGAAGTACTGTAGTGTATAGAGCAGAACCTGCTGATTATTTCTGTCAAAGGATTTCCATCCTAGAGTCCAGTCATTTGAAGAGCGAGGGCCTGGATTCTTAGCTCTCTATGCCTTGGGAAAACCAATGCTTTTAACATTAGATAACTGGAGTTCTTCCCCGTAAAGCTGAGATTTAAGGCTCAATTAAATAGACATTAATCTAATCCAATGGCTAATCTCTTAAATGAAGTACTAAGACTAACTCTACCTCTCATAGAGAATGAATGGCTAAGACTGTCAACAAGTCAATAACACCCATTCAGTACAGCTGACTGGGGAGACTTCCTTCAAGGCCAAAGGATTTTCAGTGGAGTACCTTCGTTTTGGGACTTCAAATGGCCTAGTCATTATTTTACAGTTAAACTTACCGTACCACAACACACGGACAGTGGCCAACGCTAAGGAACTGAAATAAAACAGCACCTAAAATATCTCCCCCTGTCAGGAAGAAGCATCTTAATGTaggactagagagagacatggaggacaTGGGGGGCTGGGGTCACCAGGGGTGTCTGAAGACATCATACAGGACGTAACGAGGTCACAGAGGGCTGGCTGGAGGAAAAGACGACGGGGTGACAGAAGTCAGAGGATGGGATTAGGACCACTATGGTCTTTGAGGGGACTATACTCACGGGTACATGGCCATGGTGGTGAGTTTGGTGTAGAGGTCTTTGTTGGGGGCATCCACCGTGTTGCAGGTCCAGGGTTGGGGCGGGTGCAGCTTGTTCTTGCGGCAGAAGTCCAGCGGGGTCAGGCTGTAGTGCTGGCGCGCCTCGTGCAGGTCCGACTTGGAGGCGATCATCATGCACGGCGTCTTGCTGTCCATGAAGTATTGCTGTCATAGGTCAAAAGGTTCAAGTTCAGAGGTTAGTTATAAGAACAAGACGAGATAAGGATTGCTGATATCATAACATTTTGGTAAACAGTTGCAGAAGGTGAAAAGCTGAAAGCTGAGAAGTCCCTCTATTCCAGTGTAGTGACTCAAGGatcagggcccatattcacaaagcatctcaagcggagtgctgatctaggatcagttttgccttttagatcataacgaAGAGGATTATATGGACGGGGGAGAGACCTGGTCTAAGATCAGTCATCCTACTATAGACATGTGGTGAATACAGGCCCAGGAATAAACTAAGGACTGATGGATTTGATACAGTTTGTCAGTGAGGTACTGTACACACCTTGTAGACCTTGGCACAGTACTCAAAGGAGCGCGGGTTGTTGACGTCATACACCAGACAGACCACGTCACACGCCAGGTCCTCCTCTGAGAGGAAGTCAAAGTCTGGCATCACCTCATGAAGCTACAGGGAGACAAAAGAGGAGAGCGAAgcggggagaagaggagagaggggtgaagagggAAATAGTTGAGACTGTTCAATGTCAACGTTTCAGCAGAAAGGCCTCTCTCTGGACCAGTCTTGTTCTATAGTATGTAACTCGACAGGTGATTAACATTCACTGTGTAGCACTGAACATATTAGTTTCCAAAACATACGAGGGGAAAACACTCATGATTTACTGCTAGACAGCTGGAAACACATAAAACACAGTATTATAGATTATACAACTGTATTACAATGCATCTCCCGgggttttaatctggttaccgGGCAGAAAGCATGATACAAGGAGAGAGATGCACAGCCTCACCAGTAAGTACTTCTCCTGGCCGTAGACATACGTGGTGTTGATGGAGTAAAACGATTTATGGTCTTCTCTGATCTTCCGCTGTTTCTGTtaacacagaaaaacacacattcaccactccatattgatacaacagtaccTTTTATTCCtcactgctaaatagttaagtttgtatagtaataataataataataataataataatagatagcAAAATATGTCTTCAAGGAGTTGGTAACACAGTAACAGACTGCCCGTGTCTCCCTGGCTACTTCAGAGTAGCTATGAAACAGAAATGTGTGCTTAGCAGGTAGCAGTGAGCCTTCGATGGAAAAGCCAggatcatgttcattaggcaccaaaattAGGAAAAAAACTgaatgaaacagggagggactacctgaatttgtccaataagaaaaaaatacatatttgttgcattgcaaaacattttgctggGGTGTGCCATAACAAATACATCCCAGTTGTCCGGTAGCTCCAGGGACTCACCAGCAGGTTGCGACCCAGGAAGGCCTGCAGGAAGCTGGTCTTGCCACTCCCCCTGGCTCCCAGAATGTTGCAGCGGAACACGCTGCGCTGCGTCTGCTTCTTCTGCAGGTCGATGCGCTTGTTACGGGTCACTGAGGGAGGAGAGACGGGTCAGGAAGAGGGCACGAGAAATACAGATGCATGTGCgcgcaaacgcacacacacacacacacacacacataactctAGTGACCATAGATGTAATCAACAATAATTAACACCAATACATAATAAGCATATAAACCTAGTCACGCACGCTCACATTACCTGTGATGGCTGCTGCCTGGGACTCCTGCTCACAGATGATTGAGTAGCCAAGGTAGCCCAGGTACTCCAAGCAGCGCTGCACATCCAGGTACGTCGTTAACCTGGCCAATCAGAAATTGAAAgcctgttagtgtgtgtctgtctgtgggagGCTTTGGTACACATCTACAGTAGCATATGAAAGTGAAGAAGTTTGAGTTTCAGCAAAGCGCTGTATAACTGCATTACCAAATCATTCAAGTTAGACAGAGGTAACAGGTAGTGTAGTCCAGGTATGCTGGCCTAACTCACGTCCACTGTGACAGGTAACCCTGGTAGGTGATCCAGCCCTGGTCGTTGGTACACACTGTGTTGTTGACGTCGGGACCCCAGGGCATGTAGGGAAACACTTTGAACAGGTCCTTTACTTCGTCTGGAGACAAGGCACAGTCTCtgtcctgaaacacacacacacacacacacacacacacacacacacacacacacacacacacacacaaagggttaGGACCACTGTTCTAAAAATATGATAGCTTTGTGTATGGTTGCAATATTCCGGTAACTTTCCCAAAAGCCGGTTGGAGGATTCCCTCCCTgcatattccctcctgattccgggaAACTTCCAACTGGGACTTTGGGAAAACCTGGGAATGTTTGTCTGTGTGAGGCAGAAGGTAACACAACAGTAGGAGGAGTTATGTCATCCAAGACTTACTTTGTCGTGCTTGTCAAAGACACTCTGGAGGAAGAGGTACGCGTTGTGGTTGAGCTCGGTGGTGCAGTCAGCAGGTATTTTTAGCCTGGCACGGACAAGAGAACATTCCGGATTAATCTCATTAAAAGTGCTATGGCTAAACTGGCATTGTTCAGAAGGCTCACCCTGGGAAAGACCTAGTGCTACTTGCAAGTCATAACAAGTAGTGTAAGATGCACCCACAGACAGCCTGATGGGTCAGTAGGTTTCAACCTTAACATCTTTGACACAGTGGAAAGAAAGTGGAAGCCTGCAGAGCAGATGTCCTTTATCTGCTATTGACAAACTCAATTGGGGCCAGAGCGTCCTTGTTATGCTCGTCCAGCCTTACATAAAACAGGTGTATATTTCCCTCTTTCTGCCCAGAGGTAAGAGTTGCCCATACGTACGGCAGGGTTGTGTTCTGTAGGCGCGAAATGGAAGAAAGCGCTCAAACACAGAGTGAAAGTTATTACTATCTACACCTGTCCAGAACATGTCGTTTTTGTTTTCCACTGTAAAGCGGTTTACTACGATGTGCTGTAATGTACACGACCCTGGTCCAGGGGGGTTCAAGTGTCCACTCACAGGGGGAACAGGTACTCCTGGTGAAGCTCCAAGTCGTCGTCGTACCCGAACCTCCGCAGCACCGTCCAGGTGGTCTCGTGACGACccctctggatgaaaagcgtgtgcAGGAACAAGAACCCTAGTGGCCAATCAGGGTGAAGAATGGACACACGTCAGAGATACACCCAGACACAACGTTAGAGATGGACACAGTACACTGGTAAAGGGTTTTTAAATATATTATTCATGCATGACCTTTAGTGAAGGTTACAGAAGAGAGTACAAGGGAGAGTGGGCAGAGAATAGAGATTGAatgagcgagatggagagagaatagagagagattgaatgagagagatggagagagaatagagagagattgaatgagagagatggagagagaatagagagagattgaatgagagagatggagagagaatagagagagattgaatgagagagatggagagagaatagagagagattgaatgagagagatggagagagaatagagagagattgaatgagagatggagagagagaatagagtaaGTGAATGAAAGAAGAAGGGAAGGCCTACAGTGTGGTCAGTCTCACCTTTGAGCGTGAGTCCGTTGTCCTCGACTCCGTCCGTCATGTTCTTCCTCACCACGTTCTTGACATCCTCCAAGGCCTGGGGCGCCAGGGGCATGTTGAAACACGTCCTCtaccagacacacaacacaccatgTGTCACCCACACAGAACTACTATACCCACACAGAACTACTATACCCACACAGAACTACTATACCCACACAGAACTACTATACCCACACAGAACTACTATACCCACACAGAACTACTATACCCACACAGAACTAGAGCGAAGAATGAAAGCCTACACACGACGGCACAATGCTGCATCCAAGTGCTTCAACAATAAATCACTCAACACACATCACCTGAACAGACGCCTGGTGAGACCAAAATGGGCAAGAACCAGTCTATTCCAACATGTCTGACACAGCTACTAATGTAATGTGGTTTGGGATATACGAAGTCACAAGCAGATATGTAGACAGCTTTTCACCATTTACTAGAGGACAAAAGATGCTCTGAAAGGGTTTCTAAATCAACCACCTGTCTGCAGGCTACCGGTGAACCCACTAATaacctatccctccctctctcttccactcaaGCTAAAATAAACTGCCATTGGAAAACAAAGTAAATCAGGTTATTTCACTTCAGCCAGATCAAGCACACAAGCCTGCAGCTACCGCCAAGAAAGTTGTTCCCACGAGGTTTATTTTCCCACAGTGAGGCTCCTACCTGGAAGAAGTTGAGTTCTTTGTCGTTGAGGATGCCATCGTTGTCCAGGTCCGACACTTTGAAGATGCGAGTTAGAGACTTGATGCAAGACGGCTTCATCTGAAAAAACACAAAGTATACATTTGAAATATGTAAAATATGATATTTTTGGAGAGCTAAAAAGTAGATGTTGCCTGTGTACCCATGGTAGCGCTAGGAAACATTTTGATTGTGTAACCTGACCAGGAAAAGTATTTCCTGATCAGACTACATAGTTAGGGTAGCTAGGGACCTAGAGTTTTCCCTCTGCCCTGCTCACCTCCTTCTCCTCTGGGCAGTACAGGGGTCCTGTAGGGTGGAGCACTGCCTTCTGGGCATAGTAGAACAGCTCTGAGATGTTCTTCAGGTTTTTGGCAGAGCACTGAGAAACAcaaagatacagtaacctcaaaaccagctggaACAATACACTGAGAAACAcaaagatacagtaacctcaaaaccagctagaacaatacactgacaaacacatagatacagtaacctcaaaaccagctagaacaatacactgacaaacacaaagatacagtaacctcaacaccagctagaacaacacactgacaaacacatagatacagtaacctcaaaaccaggtggaacaatacactgacaaacacatagatacagtaacctcaaaaccagctagaacaatacactgacaaacacaaagatacagtaacctcaaaaccagctagaacaatacactgacaaacacaaagatacagtaacctcaaaaccagctagaacaatacactgacaaacacatagatacagtaacctcaaaaccagctagaacaatacactgacaaacacatagatacagtaacctcaaaaccagctagaacaatacactgacaaacacatagatacagtaacctcaacaccagctagaacaatacactgacaaacacatagatacagtaacctcaacaccagctagaacaatacactgacaaacacatagatacagtaacct
Above is a window of Salmo salar chromosome ssa03, Ssal_v3.1, whole genome shotgun sequence DNA encoding:
- the LOC106601792 gene encoding mitochondrial Rho GTPase 1-A isoform X3, with amino-acid sequence MRKDVRILLVGEPKVGKTSLIMSLVSEEFPDDVPLRAEEITIPADVTPERVPTHIVDYSEAEQSDEQLYQEISKANVICIVYSVNNKKSIEKVTSHWIPLINDRTDKDSRVPLILVGNKSDLVEHSSMETILPIMNQYSDIETCVECSAKNLKNISELFYYAQKAVLHPTGPLYCPEEKEMKPSCIKSLTRIFKVSDLDNDGILNDKELNFFQRTCFNMPLAPQALEDVKNVVRKNMTDGVEDNGLTLKGFLFLHTLFIQRGRHETTWTVLRRFGYDDDLELHQEYLFPLLKIPADCTTELNHNAYLFLQSVFDKHDKDRDCALSPDEVKDLFKVFPYMPWGPDVNNTVCTNDQGWITYQGYLSQWTLTTYLDVQRCLEYLGYLGYSIICEQESQAAAITVTRNKRIDLQKKQTQRSVFRCNILGARGSGKTSFLQAFLGRNLLKQRKIREDHKSFYSINTTYVYGQEKYLLLHEVMPDFDFLSEEDLACDVVCLVYDVNNPRSFEYCAKVYKQYFMDSKTPCMMIASKSDLHEARQHYSLTPLDFCRKNKLHPPQPWTCNTVDAPNKDLYTKLTTMAMYPHMAQADLKSCTFWLRASVGATVFAVLGFAMYRAILKQR
- the LOC106601792 gene encoding mitochondrial Rho GTPase 1-A isoform X1, producing MRKDVRILLVGEPKVGKTSLIMSLVSEEFPDDVPLRAEEITIPADVTPERVPTHIVDYSEAEQSDEQLYQEISKANVICIVYSVNNKKSIEKVTSHWIPLINDRTDKDSRVPLILVGNKSDLVEHSSMETILPIMNQYSDIETCVECSAKNLKNISELFYYAQKAVLHPTGPLYCPEEKEMKPSCIKSLTRIFKVSDLDNDGILNDKELNFFQRTCFNMPLAPQALEDVKNVVRKNMTDGVEDNGLTLKGFLFLHTLFIQRGRHETTWTVLRRFGYDDDLELHQEYLFPLLKIPADCTTELNHNAYLFLQSVFDKHDKDRDCALSPDEVKDLFKVFPYMPWGPDVNNTVCTNDQGWITYQGYLSQWTLTTYLDVQRCLEYLGYLGYSIICEQESQAAAITVTRNKRIDLQKKQTQRSVFRCNILGARGSGKTSFLQAFLGRNLLKQRKIREDHKSFYSINTTYVYGQEKYLLLHEVMPDFDFLSEEDLACDVVCLVYDVNNPRSFEYCAKVYKQYFMDSKTPCMMIASKSDLHEARQHYSLTPLDFCRKNKLHPPQPWTCNTVDAPNKDLYTKLTTMAMYPHAKLRCMCTCNRCTFCICQNILRSQLLTNIKAKFYSVVLNRLHDVGAYLLADEECSLIQQVHAISNVEESIYMESSVQLYGPQARHMAQADLKSCTFWLRASVGATVFAVLGFAMYRAILKQR
- the LOC106601792 gene encoding mitochondrial Rho GTPase 1-A isoform X2; protein product: MRKDVRILLVGEPKVGKTSLIMSLVSEEFPDDVPLRAEEITIPADVTPERVPTHIVDYSEAEQSDEQLYQEISKANVICIVYSVNNKKSIEKVTSHWIPLINDRTDKDSRVPLILVGNKSDLVEHSSMETILPIMNQYSDIETCVECSAKNLKNISELFYYAQKAVLHPTGPLYCPEEKEMKPSCIKSLTRIFKVSDLDNDGILNDKELNFFQRTCFNMPLAPQALEDVKNVVRKNMTDGVEDNGLTLKGFLFLHTLFIQRGRHETTWTVLRRFGYDDDLELHQEYLFPLLKIPADCTTELNHNAYLFLQSVFDKHDKDRDCALSPDEVKDLFKVFPYMPWGPDVNNTVCTNDQGWITYQGYLSQWTLTTYLDVQRCLEYLGYLGYSIICEQESQAAAITVTRNKRIDLQKKQTQRSVFRCNILGARGSGKTSFLQAFLGRNLLKQRKIREDHKSFYSINTTYVYGQEKYLLLHEVMPDFDFLSEEDLACDVVCLVYDVNNPRSFEYCAKVYKQYFMDSKTPCMMIASKSDLHEARQHYSLTPLDFCRKNKLHPPQPWTCNTVDAPNKDLYTKLTTMAMYPHAKLRCMCTCNRCTFCICQNILRSQLLTNIKAKFYSVVLNRCSYTCFWLPLFLFLLHVFTSC